The following nucleotide sequence is from Megalops cyprinoides isolate fMegCyp1 chromosome 19, fMegCyp1.pri, whole genome shotgun sequence.
aATAGCACATATCCCAAACATAGCACATACTGAGCTTTATCTGTGCACAGATAAAGCCCTGAAGTGTGTTTCCAGCCAAAAGCTACATAAATCAAATCATTGTTTCATATATTTTGAGATCTGACATATTATTCTCCACATACAGACATATTGTTCTCCCAGAAATTATTCTCCACATACAGTTTGAATTTATGTGAgaattccaaaagaaaaaattagTTAAATGAAATGAGGAGTTTAATACAGGAGAAGAGAATTGATCTAATTGatctaaatgttaaaatgttaaaatatagcACACTCCATctaggattttatttttataggtAGATTATTCAAAAAGGATTTCCAAACAAAATGgatgttaatgtaaatattttcttaattaaatAAGGGATGACCTCAGCCATGTTCTTcaacatggaacaaaacatatttgaagtGTTCAGTTTTTCTAAAGAATCCTTTGTAAAAGaagataaaaataacattatttgaCGACCACAATGCACTGCGGTGGAGCATATTTTCTATAAGTAAATTAAGAAATACAATCATAGTTTgactcacatttatttttgaatatctTCATCATAATTTTTACTGTGATGTCTTCACTATTTGTCTTTATTACGTGAAAACATCTTAGGTAGATACATGGTTAAGCAGAATCATAGACAGTGTGGGCAGTGGAACACACAGTTTCTCAGCTGCATTTCTTTGACTGGTCTAAAGACTGTGGCTTAAGAATGCAGCGTTCCCTAGCTATTAAAAGCACCTTTTTATCATTGTCATGGGGACTGGCATCTAGGCACTAAGCTGAACTGCACAcctgttttataaaaatattttacatgctagGTGCTTTGGTAACCAAGAGTAAGATAAAAAATACACTCTATTCAAATTCTAATggattttttcattaattagaTGCTTTTACACTCTACTGAGTACCGTAATAACTGTTTTAAGTGAGCCCAAGCACATTCTTTGAAGTGGATTGCTTGATTTTACTAGTGGACTTTTTAAACGTTAGCATAGAAAATATAttcttttgatttttacatCAATATATCTTACACATGCGCTGTATGTAAAAAGGGCAATTACGAGAGAAATAAGTTAGCACCctgtaaaatgtctgaaaaaggttcaaaaagaaaggaaggaggCTATACAAGGCAAGTGGACTACAGAGGCTATTTTGGGATGAGTTTTGTCTGCAGGATAAGAAGACACAGGAGAAAATTTGTAGGAAGTGAGTTTTACACACACTAGAAAATCACTCACTCAGAAAATTATAAATGCATAGAATACCTTAACAGGATCTGTAGTGGAAGCAGACTGCTagttcaagaccaggcttgacgCAGTGCCAGATACACTTTAGAACAGTTGCAACAACTCTGCCACAAaatatcatttcttttttcttctttacagaTTGTGTATTGGCATCCGCTACCAAAAAGCAACAGAACATAGAACAATAGATAGCTAATTTGTGGTATTCATCTAGCGGCTAGCCTGTTCAACACCACTGCTCTAGACTCACACCAGAATGAGCTTGGCTGAATGGTCATGGCCTGATATTGTCATTAAACTTCTTATATTCTTTGGCATGGTATCAGCTTCAGCAATTACATTTCTCTTTAGGTTTATTTAAAGTTCTCCACCAATTCGCCACTTACCGCTGTTGCTATTGGGACCCAGCCTTGCAATCTTAAATCTcaaatttcagttttacttcCTGAACTCAGGAATTTTGTAGCTGTTCACAAACCTGTTTAAGATTATATCTATATCTCTTGGCTgccttttaaattgaatgtaaaTACTGCATGTATTGCCCTGCCTGTATTGAATTTTCTGTGGCACAATTACTACTTGCTATTGATTCTGTATTGTATTTTCTGATGCGCTATAAGTCCACCCCAAATAAGGGCATATGGCCAATaacacagcatttatttatttgtgattcATCATTATTGTCATCCTTAATTCTGCCCCTTGATCGATTGGACGGCTTCATCACCTGGCTCTCCACCAGCATGGCCATATCCACAAACATGTCGTGGAGCTCGCGGATGCTGTTCTCCAGTTTGATGATCTCAGTGTGTCGGGTCTCAATCTCGTTCAGGGCCTGCTTGGTCATCTGGGAGTCCATCTTGATCTATGGTTCAGATGGACAGAAGAAAGGGCATTGCAGGGGtcgggtgagagagggaggcaatGGTGTGGATCGAGGTTTGTTTTATCCGTTTATTACTTAACACAACCACTTAggttttttctctcaaaatacAAGTGAGCCGGTGATTTTGGGCTGTCTGGGCACTCACATCATCAGTGAAGATGGCAAGCTTGCCACTCTCCAACATATCTTCTAGCTCTTCATTGGTGGTTGTTCTCCCAGctgcaaaacacagacaaataagCTGTTTTTCACCACTGAAAGTGTACTGTACCCAGCACTAGATATTGTATCACTACACTGATACTGTATTGTATCCAGAATTAGTTATTTATCAGCATACTGAAATTGTCCAGAATTGCATACTGTACCAGGTGCTACAGTCCATCTTAGTGATACTCactttttattatgtttatttatgtttatgttggAGCAAAAATAGATCTGTTTGCATGTATGAATTGCACACATTCTGTAACTATTAATACTATTGCAAGCCAACGGGATGAGCACTGCTGGAGATCATGCAGGTGGGGGCctctctctgagtctctgtGGATTTATGCTATAAATCACTCTGAGAACTGCAACTCTAATTAAATGAGCAATAAAATCtcggaaaaaaaacacagataatgtCCCTGCTGTCAAATCTTTTCTCTTAGCACATCAAAATCCTGAAAGACCAAGGCAAAGTTAATAAGTCAAGATAAGTCTTTCGAAATTACAGTAAGTATAATGGGGTGTAAATAGAAACGGTGCAGTATGTAGGTATGACCTGTAATTCAATTAGTAAAAATGTATGATATGCCATACAGTTACCAGTTATGATGTAACCCCATTCAGATCATTTGAAAGCTTTGACAGGgcacaaagagagaggaacagcaTTGAAAACTGTACTTTGTGTACAGTCTGTTCAGCAGTGGTCTAACTTTAAAAAAGAGAGTCTATTGGGATTAAAGTGGTCATGCTCAGAATGAATGATGCATGGCATATCCCTGTTTGCTAAGTAATAAATACCTTCAGATCTGAATTCAGTAATCTTACTGGGCGACGTGAAGAATAATCTGATTGGTTTTTGTGCTCCTTTTAGAGAAGGAAGATATTTACTTCATTCAGTGATGGTAGGAGTTTCCTGTTGTCAATCAAATGTTTGATCATGTGTAATAACAATGGGATATTATATTACTACATAATTtgtaaaattcaattcaaaactGTCATGGCCAGTTTAGCAGGTTTACCATTTTGGAAAGTATTTCCTTGTTTGTGAAACTTGAATTTGGGTAGTTCCTGGCTACATTGTACACTCTTGAGAGGTTTAAGGAACTAAGAAATTGGCattatttcacatatattttcatCTGATATAGAGGTGTACACCTGCATATAACATTGTATAAAACAATTATTGATCTCAGACCAATTTGGGATCAAAGATGCCACCGATACACCAGTTCTTAgctttattttatgcattgcaaTACTTGCTTATCCTCCCTTTATCTTGTCTATAATCTATCTGTTTAATCTATCAGCTCAAAGCGTGTTTAACTTTTAAAAGTATGTTGCTAACCTATCTGCAGAGAGTGGCACTGTACAGTCAGTCCTTATTTCAGAAGGATCCAGTTTACCACAAACCACAAAGTTTATAAACAGACCACCATTGAGTGTTTTGCATCACAAAATCCAGCTTTGTGATGAGACAGGCTGGGCATTGAGAACCAGGGCAAGAAAAGGATCTTGTAAGACAAAGcagcagagtaaaaaaaaaaaacaaaaacatccccTTTTTTGCCAAAAAGCACAGTGCACTGCACTTATAAGAATTATTgatataagaataaaaaaatcaactgcaCATAGCGATCAAAAACGCTGGGACAGAATCGCTCCAATTCTGACACTAATTAAACGCTCTTTATGAAAGATTCAAGCAATCCTCTTATGAGAATAATTTTGTGTTCACTCACATGTACTATGATTCTCAATCAAGTgcaacagtgcaaaaaaaagagtttaaaaGCTCTGAATGTGAATCTCATATTTGGCATTAATTACCATGCACTTTAATTAGCCCAAGCACATGAAATATTGAGAAAAGGTTGTGCAGTTTAGTTAAGTGCTTGGATGTCAGTCACTCTTTAGGTGATGAACATGAATAAGCAAGGAGGAACCTAATGTAGACCCATTAGACCCATTCAGCAGCTCTTACTGAGGCAGTGCTTTACACTCTAGACGACACTGTGACTGTACTATGACATTGCAGTCTACATAGTGCTAAATATCCTGGAGTCACTATGAAGTGTATATCAATGAAttacttaaaataattaaagcatgtcaaattttattattttattctggaAAGAATTAAGTTAAGGACATTGACAGTACTATGGCATTGTAGCTTACATAATGCCAGCAAtttgcacaatgacaatgaaaggagagtcatatttttattttatataattaagGGGTTGACAAAAATACCATATACCCAAACAGACTTTGTGCCATATTTGAAGAATGGGCATTTGTGGACATTTCTAAATGGAATAAAAGAAAAGTagtataaaacataaacatataaaagtaatataaaacataaaacatgtccattttatctatttgtttaaGAACCAACCACTTATACCATTTTCCAAACATATATCCACTATAAATCTATACTTATTTTATCCTCAAATTGTTCTCCCCACCCTCTTGActcttttcactttttatacCATACATTTTGCCGTTCAAAGGTGGCTAAGTTAGAATAATGCAGTAAGTAGTTAAGTACCTGTAATATGGTTGGAGTAATGATTTTCAGGAAGAAAAGTTTGTTGaactttgttttcatgtacagTACCTTGGGCTTACTGAGCTGCTGCAGCAACAACTGAAAACTGGGATTTTCAGTACTTGTagggtttaaaaacaaaatgagacacACTAAAGGCAGAGCCTAGTACGAGACTTCAGCTCTCCCGCATCTCAGGTATATCCTATCAAAAGCAGCAAAACTTAGCCCATTAATTAAATGAGACtcactcccaccccccaaaatttttttattgatgtggTGCTGAGAAAAGTTTTGTTTCTTGTCAACTATAGAATTAAGCAAATGCTTAACTGACGTTTGAAGTGTAGAGGAATTCCATGATTTAATAACTCTATGTGTGAAAAATATAGCCTAGTGTCAGTAAAAACCTCTTTGGTAATGTAGTCACTTTCTCATCACTTCTGTCTGGACACTATTGACAGTGGTCATCCGGTGTTTGCCCTGCaaaaagaactgtaactgtGTCCGCTCCGTTTGTCTTTTAGCACATACCTTGGCATAATGGTGGGCTTGACGGTCGAACTGTCTGCAGTGCCAGAACTTCAATTCCCATGAGTCAGCGGCAGAAGCAGGCTGGCATGCATGCTGATGTGTATGCGTTAACATTACTGTGCACAGCCACATCTCTGCTTCTGAGAGAGCCGGAGAACGCAGGCTACTTACTGATTTCCAGTTGTCTCTGGATGCGGTCCTTGCAGCGGTCCCTATACTTAGACTGCGTGGTGTTGTACTCGGTCATCACCTCCACAAACTTGCGTGACAGCGTGGAATGCTAAGAAAGGACAATGAGGGGGAGAGACATGTGTCCCCACACGTGATGTAGGAGGATGCACTTCATTATGAGATTAATAACCAAGAGGACATTCATCTCTATTGAAACACTGAATggtgaaactgaaattattgataaatacataacagtacacacacacacatacacgcactcccacacacatacaagaaaCATACACCAccctacatgcacacacttcaAAGCTTGCCTACTCCCCCTCTTCCCATCACAGAAGGGGCTTAAGATAACACTGTGCTTTGAATTAAGGCTAAAAggaatacacattttaaaagaaggaaGTCAATAGCTGTTCATGGTGGACAAACACAGGACCTAAGTGCTACTTCTTCTGCAGTAGGCATTATATAGACAATCTAAGGAGCCACATGCCAAATGAAAACTGTAGGATGAGGAGGCCACACCTGTGTCTTACGAATCCGCAAGTCTGCAGACGATCTGTTCAGCCCCTCCTCCTGTTCAATACTCTGCTCGATTGCTGGGAGCGGGAGAGAAATGATTTCATTCCGTGATTAGACCAGGGGTTACTAAACCATCTCAAATCTTGAAGGCTTTTAACAATACTTTGTATCCATGCATATAACTATTATTTAAAGGTTAAGAATgtcaataaaactgaaattgttAACCTGAATATCAAATTGGCCTATAGGAATGCCAGGAACTTTGTACTTCCAATTTCACGATAAAGTTGAGACAAACCTGATTAGAATactaaaaaaagagaatgaaaaaagatCCTTTCCaaataatgtatgaaaaaatggaaaagcaggAGCTACTGTATTTGTGACTTTATTCCTGAGATAGTGAAATGTGGAAAAGACCCAGTCTGTATGAGTCACACATCCATACAATTTTTTAGTAGTCTTTTCTAAGGTGGTGTATCTCATGCATTATCCTAGTAACTGTCAATTGCAGATTCCTGCccatttttaacagttttaaaacagaCTGCAGAAGTAGCACAACAGGTATACCAAACCACTAGCAAAATGATCCAACTGCAAACTAACTTCAGTTATGATGAAGTCAATAGTTAGCTAAAAACTATCACAGCTAGCCATTCTTGAGTGAGTACAAAAAAGACTTAAAACACTGAGTGGTCATGATTTGGgtttgtttgctagctagtaAAGCCATGTTAGAATGCCAATTACAAACTACAGTAAGTTAGACAGGTTAAGATAGCTTTCTATCCCAGTGCAGTGTCTTGTTTCAATGTGCCACATAATATCAAAACCtttctttttacattactggtgtttagcagacgcttttatcgaGAGCATCttatgtcagtttttttaacagtgttatccatttatacagttggatttttttttttactgaaaaaattgtgggttaagtaccttttccgagggtacagcagcagtacgctacagtacactgctgcccaaaggGTAAAGAGGGTGTCTGGGAATTATTAAGCTTGGTTGTATTTTCAAACTATTCTGTCTAATTTTCAGTCAGATGCATGTTTTGGACTTCCCAACACTTTTGTGTTTTGCTACACCCTGCTCTTGCAGAGGTTGGGTACCTTGCAAGGAAGGAATTAAGGAGGCATTTTAGCACCCAGCATTGAACAATTGCAGGCATAGAACTTACAGTGAGTTCAgcacatattatattattatgttatattcTTGCTTCTGCATAATCTTTCATTCTACCTTTTAATTTTGAGCGCACTTTATTGGCCGTCTTCTTGATGTCAGCAGTAAGGTCCTCCAACTCCTGCTTagtctctgagagagagaaagagagagaaagaacaatgGGAAAGCAGAAAAGGATCTTATTAAAGATATGCTGTAATAGTGAACATAGCTTCTTCACCTAAGTCATAGAACTACAACACATGTAAGTTGTAAAATAACTGTAcaactattattatttaacCTAGTTATTGAGATcaacagatgaaaaaagaaGCATTGATACCACACTGATAGAGATGCTGTAtataagaaaaaacacaaatgagtgacagagtgagtgagcgGTTCTGTGAGGTGCCGTTGTAAATTCTGGTATGTGAATGTGTCCTCCATGTTAGCTACATGCTGCACTGCTTTGTCAGCTGAAATGGGATGAACTTTCTTGCTCCCTCCTTTCTGATTCTTTCCTCTCCCACCCTTTTTCTGTTTCCCCACCATGAAATGCTCTTACCTGTGCCATTATATCTTTATTCatccatctatctgtctatctatctatctatctatctacctagatatatattatatatacactgtgtgtgtgtttgtgtaaaacagAATGAAGAGTAACTACATATGTaactatatatatgtatatatatataaatatatatgtgtatatatatatatatatatatatatatatatatagagagagagagagagagagagagggtgaaacaTTTGTGTGTTGCAATCGTGTTTTGTTTGGCATATGATAAGGAGCTGCTGACCCATGGAGCTCACCACAGTTGTAGGTCAACATGGCTGTGTGCTCCTTACCAGTTTGTTAAATTATGCAAAATTCGGCTTTCTCTCTAAATGAAGAGGCTGAAACAAATGCTCAGCGCTCCAAGGCCCTTGCTTGGTTTTACTGCAGAGTTCAACTCAATTTTCACTGCtttacaatatacaatacacCAGTAACAGCTTTATATACCCTGACTCCTCCCTGACTTGCTGCACTGAAGTGTAACTAAAGTTAAATGAGAACATCAGAGGACAACACTCCTGGGTGTTTTCATTGCACACGTTCTTGCTATGTATTCATAGTCCATGTAGCATTTTTATGTTGCTTTGTACATGCAAGGGGACAACCGATTCTTGCATAATGTAACATGGCACAGATTCTCAATGAGAGGGTAATTGTTATAATTGGTAagaaaaaacagtgcattttttgtttagAATGCTAATATTAATTGCACTGAAGATGAGTACACTAAACATAAAAGCGTCTGGGATGCTTGGAAGAggtcaaacataaaataattttgttataaTTGCTTGGTTTATACTTTGAAAATActtattgtatgtttttgtaacaTATGATGTGaagagtaattaaaaaaagaaaagcacatttcCACCCTGATATGAAAGGGGTTGttcaacacacaacacaatgagaaaagcacaaatgcacaaacaccaCTGCAAAAAAAGATGTCTTATTTTACCAGTTAACCTCTTGAGAGCTGTTAACCATTAACCAGTTCACTCAGCTCACTCAGAAACTTAAGTCCACTGGAGTGCTCCTTCATGAGGCATggcaaaaaacaagaaagaaagaaagaaaaagggacagTCCCACAAAATATCACAACACATGAACTCATGCAAACTTAAAAACCACAAACTCATATAAAACTGGAGACAACATGGCGACATGTATGAAGAATGTGGACAgtcaaaaaaaaatactaaaaaagacagaaatgacatACTGGATGCAAAGAGTGTCACGTGAAATCTGATGCTCTCTGATGAACTTCAAACAAAGTCATCCGACGCCTTCAGGCGGCAGATTAGCGAAGATAACATTTGCGGAATCACTACAAAACCGAGCCGACT
It contains:
- the stx1b gene encoding syntaxin-1B, producing the protein MKDRTQELRSAKDSDDDEEVVHVDRDHFMDEFFEQVEEIRGCIEKLSEDVEQVKKQHSAILAAPNPDEKTKQELEDLTADIKKTANKVRSKLKAIEQSIEQEEGLNRSSADLRIRKTQHSTLSRKFVEVMTEYNTTQSKYRDRCKDRIQRQLEITGRTTTNEELEDMLESGKLAIFTDDIKMDSQMTKQALNEIETRHTEIIKLENSIRELHDMFVDMAMLVESQGEMIDRIEYNVEHSVDYVERAVSDTKKAVKYQSQARKKKIMIIICCVVLGVILASSIGGTLGF